One genomic window of Erinaceus europaeus chromosome 19, mEriEur2.1, whole genome shotgun sequence includes the following:
- the SETD7 gene encoding histone-lysine N-methyltransferase SETD7 isoform X3: MDSDDEMLEESVEGQLDDDGLPHGFCTVTYSSTDRFEGNFVHGEKNGRGKFLFFDGSTLEGYYVDDALQGQGVYTYEDGGVLQGTYVDGELNGPAQEYDTDGRLIFKGQYKDNIRHGVCWIYYPDGGSLVGDVNEDGEMTGEKIAYVYPDGRTALLGRFIDGEMMEGRLATLVSTEEGRPHFELVPGGGS, translated from the exons ATGGACAGCGACGACGAGATGCTGGAGGAATCCGTGGAAG GGCAGCTGGACGATGACGGGCTACCGCACGGCTTCTGCACCGTCACCTACTCCTCCACCGACAGATTTGAGGGCAACTTTGTCCACGGAGAGAAGAATGGACGGGGGAAGTTTCTCTTCTTCGATGGCAG CACCCTGGAGGGGTACTATGTGGATGATGCCCTTCAGGGCCAGGGAGTTTACACCTACGAGGATGGAGGCGTTCTCCAGGGCACCTACGTGGACGGGGAGCTGAATGGCCCAGCCCAGGAATACGACACAGACGGGAGGCTGATCTTCAAGGGCCAGTACAAGGACAACATCCGCCACGGGGTCTGCTGGATCTACTACCCA GATGGAGGCAGCCTGGTGGGGGATGTGAACGAAGATGGGGAGATGACAGGGGAGAAGATCGCCTACGTGTATCCAGATGGGAGGACGGCGCTGTTGGGCAGGTTCATTGACGGGGAGATGATGGAAGGGAGACTGGCCACGCTTGTGTCCACCGAGGAGGGGCGGCCGCACTTTGAGCTGGTGCCCGGCG GGGGCAGCTGA
- the SETD7 gene encoding histone-lysine N-methyltransferase SETD7 isoform X1, producing MDSDDEMLEESVEGQLDDDGLPHGFCTVTYSSTDRFEGNFVHGEKNGRGKFLFFDGSTLEGYYVDDALQGQGVYTYEDGGVLQGTYVDGELNGPAQEYDTDGRLIFKGQYKDNIRHGVCWIYYPDGGSLVGDVNEDGEMTGEKIAYVYPDGRTALLGRFIDGEMMEGRLATLVSTEEGRPHFELVPGGSVYHFDKSTSSCISSNALLPDLYESERVYVAESLISGAGEGLFSKITVGANTVMSFYNGVRITHQEVHASPLRAHQVHPHAACRGGG from the exons ATGGACAGCGACGACGAGATGCTGGAGGAATCCGTGGAAG GGCAGCTGGACGATGACGGGCTACCGCACGGCTTCTGCACCGTCACCTACTCCTCCACCGACAGATTTGAGGGCAACTTTGTCCACGGAGAGAAGAATGGACGGGGGAAGTTTCTCTTCTTCGATGGCAG CACCCTGGAGGGGTACTATGTGGATGATGCCCTTCAGGGCCAGGGAGTTTACACCTACGAGGATGGAGGCGTTCTCCAGGGCACCTACGTGGACGGGGAGCTGAATGGCCCAGCCCAGGAATACGACACAGACGGGAGGCTGATCTTCAAGGGCCAGTACAAGGACAACATCCGCCACGGGGTCTGCTGGATCTACTACCCA GATGGAGGCAGCCTGGTGGGGGATGTGAACGAAGATGGGGAGATGACAGGGGAGAAGATCGCCTACGTGTATCCAGATGGGAGGACGGCGCTGTTGGGCAGGTTCATTGACGGGGAGATGATGGAAGGGAGACTGGCCACGCTTGTGTCCACCGAGGAGGGGCGGCCGCACTTTGAGCTGGTGCCCGGCG GCTCCGTGTACCACTTTGACAAGTCCACTTCATCCTGCATCTCCAGCAACGCGCTCCTTCCAGACCTGTACGAATCCGAGAG GGTCTACGTTGCTGAGTCTCTCATCTCCGGCGCTGGAGAAGGGCTGTTCTCCAAGATCACAGTGGGCGCCAACACTGTGATGTCTTTCTATAACGGAGTGCGGATCACACACCAAGAG